The Astyanax mexicanus isolate ESR-SI-001 chromosome 20, AstMex3_surface, whole genome shotgun sequence genome contains a region encoding:
- the drg1 gene encoding developmentally-regulated GTP-binding protein 1: MSLLAKIAEIENEMARTQKNKATAHHLGLLKARLAKLRRELITPKGGGGGGPGEGFDVAKTGDARIGFVGFPSVGKSTLLSNLAGVYSEVAAYEFTTLTTVPGVIRYKGAKIQLLDLPGIIEGAKDGKGRGRQVIAVARTCNLILIVLDVLKPLGHKKLIEHELEGFGIRLNKQPPNIGFKKKDKGGINFTATCAQSELDAETVKSILAEYKIHNADITLRSDSTADDLIDVVEGNRVYIPCIYVLNKIDQISIEELDVIYKVPHCVPISAHHRWNFDDLLEKIWDYLHLVRIYTKPKGQLPDYTSPVVLPDGRTAVEDFCLKIHKNLIKEFKYALVWGASVKHNPQKVGKDHVMEDEDVIQLVKK, translated from the exons ATGAGTTTACTCGCTAAAATCGCAGAAATAGAGAACGAG ATGGCTCGTACTCAAAAAAACAAGGCCACAGCTCATCACCTGGGGCTGCTGAAAGCCCGACTGGCCAAACTCCGGAGAGAGCTCATCACTCCTAAaggaggcggaggaggaggaCCTGGAGAAG gTTTTGATGTTGCGAAGACGGGTGATGCGCGTATCGGGTTCGTGGGCTTTCCCTCTGTGGGTAAATCCACGCTGCTGAGTAACCTGGCTGGAGTTTACTCCGAGGTCGCCGCCTACGAGTTCACCACGCTGACCACAGTGCCGGGAGTCATCCGCTACAAAGGAGCCAAAATCCAG CTCCTGGATCTCCCAGGTATCATTGAAGGAGCGAAGGACGGTAAGGGTAGAGGACGTCAGGTCATCGCAG TGGCTCGTACCTGTAATCTGATCCTGATCGTTCTGGACGTGCTGAAACCCCTTGGTCACAAGAAGCTGATCGAGCATGAGCTGGAGGGCTTCGGCATCCGCCTCAACAAGCAGCCCCCCAACATCGGCTTCAAGAAGAAGGACAAAGGAGGCATTAACTTCACTGCCACG TGTGCTCAGAGTGAGCTGGACGCTGAAACGGTGAAGAGCATTCTGGCCGAGTACAAAATCCACAACGCTGACATCACCCTGCGGAGCGACTCTACAGCTGATGACCTCATAGACGTGGTGGAGGGAAACAG AGTTTACATCCCCTGCATTTACGTCCTCAACAAAATCGACCAGATCTCCATCGAGGAGCTCGACGTCATCTACAAAGTCCCTCACTGCGTGCCGATCTCCGCCCACCACCGCTGGAACTTCGACGACCTGCTGGAGAAGATCTGGGACTATCTGCACCTCGTGCGCAT ATACACTAAACCGAAGGGTCAGCTCCCTGACTACACGTCGCCGGTGGTTCTGCCAGACGGACGGACAGCTGTTGAAGATTTCTgtctaaaaatccacaaaaacctTATCAAGGAGTTCAAGTA TGCTCTGGTGTGGGGTGCCTCCGTTAAACACAACCCTCAGAAGGTGGGGAAAGATCACGTGATGGAGGACGAAGACGTCATTCAGCTGGTGAAGAAATAA